The window AAATAGTGGAAAAAAATAATAATTCTTTGCGTTCTTTGGGATTATGCTGATTTTAAGAAAAAAATATAAAAGAGGTGAAAGATGAGAATTGCGATTTCAAGTGAGAATAGTCAAGTCGCTGACCATTTTGGAAGGTGTTCACAATATACGATTGTGGATATTGAAGGTTCTGAAGTAAAAGAGAAAAAAGTTGTAGATAATCCAGGTCATGCTCCAGGTGCAATTCCAGGATTTCTTAAGGAACAAGGATGTGATATAATAATCGCAGGTGGTATGGGCAGGAGAGCCCAAGGATATTTCCAACAATTTGGAATAGATTACATTATTGGCGTACATGGTAATATCGAAGAGGTGATTAGTAATTATTTGAGTGATACACTGGAAGCTGGAGAAAGCAGCTGTGATCATGGTCAAGGTCATGGTGACGGCATGCATGGCGATAAACATTTTAGATAAAATGAAAAAAATGAAAATAGCGATCCCAACAGAAAACGGAAAGTTATGTGCCCATTTCGGCCATTGTGAAAAATTTGCTGTTTTTACAACCGAGGGAGAAAAAATCGTGAACGAAGAGTTTATTACTCCTCCACCACACGAACCCGGTTCTCATCCGAGATTCTTAAGAGATCTGGGAGTGAACATTATCATCGCTGGAGGAATGGGGAACAGAGCCCAGAGCCTTTTCACTCAAAACAATATTCAAGTTTATTATGGAGTTCCAGCCCAAGATTTAAAAGAACTGGTCAGAACCTGTATCTCAAATGAATTAAAATCAGGTGAAAATTTTTGTGATCATTAAACTTGCTTTTTAGTCCAAAAAGAACATCGTCTTGGTTCAAAAAAAAAGGATTTTATAAATCAATGACGATCCGAAAAAAGTGAAAATTTGAAGAAAAGATGTGTAGTTACGACTTGTCGTTCATTATAAGTCGAATAAGTAATTTAAGGAGGTTATGATGAAACGAATTTTAGCAGCTATTGATTTTTCAGAATCAACTGAAAAAGTAATTGATCGAGCCAAAACAATGACAAAAGAATCAAATGGAGAATTACTTATTGTTCATTCCGAATCATTAGATTCTTATCTTTCAGCAATAACAAATGAGTATAATCAAACTCCATCGATGGAGTTGATAAATGAAAAGAAGAAAATAATTGAAGATCGACTACAGGAAATTCATGATAATTTACAAAAGGACGGAATT is drawn from Candidatus Cloacimonadota bacterium and contains these coding sequences:
- a CDS encoding ATPase — its product is MKIAIPTENGKLCAHFGHCEKFAVFTTEGEKIVNEEFITPPPHEPGSHPRFLRDLGVNIIIAGGMGNRAQSLFTQNNIQVYYGVPAQDLKELVRTCISNELKSGENFCDH
- a CDS encoding universal stress protein: MMKRILAAIDFSESTEKVIDRAKTMTKESNGELLIVHSESLDSYLSAITNEYNQTPSMELINEKKKIIEDRLQEIHDNLQKDGIKAECILMEGTAVENILQEAEIFKADIIIIGSHKHGRFYNLLFGSVHKSLITRSPIPVLVIPPEKKK